The Alosa sapidissima isolate fAloSap1 chromosome 5, fAloSap1.pri, whole genome shotgun sequence genome has a window encoding:
- the zdhhc22 gene encoding palmitoyltransferase ZDHHC22 translates to MLKLRLLNMLAPAYFFTATVITFALYFFFFIPTIFQPPAIMIHTFIFLYLMLNSLGNYAMTIWYPSETTSESTIPLCPLDCPDRVDAHYLRNDHHFCKLCRKVILKRDHHCFFTGNCIGNNNMRYFIMFCIYTSCTCLYSLVLGVAYLTMEYSISFENPLTFLTLLPLSTGYFFIGMISGLQFFLVLMLYVWLGIGLVCAGFCCQQILLVARGQTWCQLQRGRLVQSHGMWRTNLKDVFGSRWALGLFLPVLTVKVVSKNDGNLSQKFN, encoded by the exons ATGCTGAAACTCAGGCTACTCAACATGTTGGCTCCAGCCTACTTTTTCACGGCAACAGTGATCACTTTTGCCttgtattttttcttttttattccaacaaTTTTTCAACCTCCTGCCATTATgatacacacatttatttttctctatctaatGTTGAATTCACTGGGGAATTACGCAATGACTATATGGTACCCATCAGAGACTACCAGTGAAAGCACAATTCCATTATGTCCTCTGGACTGTCCAGACAGGGTGGATGCCCATTACCTCCGTAATGACCATCACTTTTGTAAACTATGTAGAAAAGTGATATTGAAAAGGGACCACCACTGCTTCTTCACAGGAAATTGTATAGGAAACAACAACATGCGTTACTTCATCATGTTTTGCATCTACACATCATGTACTTGCTTGTACTCCCTTGTTCTAGGTGTGGCATACCTCACTATGGAATATTCAATTTCATTTGAAAACCCCTTGACATTCCTCACACTACTGCCCCTTTCAACAGGATACTTCTTTATTG GTATGATCTCAGGCCTCCAGTTCTTCCTAGTCCTGATGCTTTATGTATGGCTGGGTATAGGGCTGGTATGTGCTGGATTCTGCTGCCAACAAATTCTACTGGTAGCCCGTGGGCAGACATGGTGCCAGCTGCAAAGGGGACGTCTTGTTCAGAGTCATGGGATGTGGCGTACCAATCTGAAAGACGTATTTGGTTCACGGTGGGCCCTGGGTCTCTTTCTGCCTGTGCTCACAGTCAAGGTTGTCTCAAAAAATGATGGAAACTTAAGTCAGAAGTTTAATTGA